In the Methanococcus maripaludis genome, one interval contains:
- a CDS encoding DUF2080 family transposase-associated protein has translation MTKEKKKPIEKQVKPFGNTGHITLPKSWIGKKVKIKIQGEHRG, from the coding sequence ATGACCAAAGAAAAGAAAAAACCTATCGAAAAACAGGTAAAACCGTTCGGAAACACCGGACATATCACGTTACCTAAAAGCTGGATAGGAAAAAAGGTTAAAATCAAAATCCAAGGTGAACATCGTGGTTAG
- a CDS encoding cation:proton antiporter subunit C yields MDLQLASFITAGILIVIGLYGTFFVDNVLKKIIALSALGNGVNLTLIAIGYTGGIVPIKAPEMEFALFSTLASYPLPQALVLTNIVIEASMLAIMLGLSIVFYKKYKTLKSSEILKED; encoded by the coding sequence ATGGATTTACAACTTGCTTCCTTTATAACTGCAGGTATTTTAATTGTTATCGGGTTATATGGGACTTTCTTTGTTGATAATGTTCTAAAAAAAATTATTGCACTTTCTGCGCTTGGAAACGGCGTAAATTTAACACTGATTGCAATAGGATACACTGGCGGAATAGTTCCTATAAAGGCACCAGAAATGGAATTTGCACTGTTTTCAACTCTTGCAAGCTACCCACTTCCTCAAGCGCTTGTTCTTACAAATATCGTTATCGAAGCTTCAATGCTCGCAATAATGCTTGGACTTTCAATAGTATTCTACAAAAAATACAAAACTCTAAAATCTTCAGAAATCTTGAAAGAAGACTAA
- a CDS encoding helix-turn-helix domain-containing protein — translation MLTKLLGKKYAVETLQFLENGEKYFGEIKDSLETHKSSLSLLMKELEDADLISRREEPYRNMNKVYFKLTENGITVLKYVNLINNLGNENTAKNNQDIHIKNNHGIIANNIQNLNVKK, via the coding sequence ATGCTCACAAAGTTATTAGGAAAAAAATACGCCGTAGAAACACTACAATTTTTAGAAAATGGTGAAAAATACTTTGGAGAAATAAAAGATAGTCTTGAAACTCATAAAAGTAGTTTAAGTCTTCTTATGAAAGAATTAGAAGATGCAGATTTAATCTCAAGACGTGAAGAACCGTATAGAAACATGAATAAAGTTTATTTTAAATTAACAGAAAACGGAATAACTGTTTTAAAATATGTAAACTTAATAAATAATTTAGGCAATGAAAATACTGCAAAAAATAACCAAGATATTCATATTAAAAATAATCATGGAATTATCGCAAACAACATTCAAAATTTGAACGTAAAAAAGTAA
- the ehbF gene encoding energy conserving hydrogenase EhbF produces MNLLPLIVVFPMFVAIIFNYLNGKDKLIRPMTLLMAILLLALPFIGSYGIYNFGAHGLENGLISGISYLYTPVKQLIITVIMLIGSLVLITGLGEKKSNGLFVALMLMGLASVSAVVMADDLFNIYVFYEIAAIAQTGLVIASGTEKAYRAAFRYLILGNFAGSILLLGVSMLLAATGTLNISDMHNFLLNNPSTPTIYGGLLMLIIGLCYGSGLPPFHTVKADIYARAKPFIAAMLQTYSKFVLVALLLVIFKLFGGLSYFTSTQGVLIALSVLGMVFGVVMALLQNDYKKLLAYHAISQGGYVAAGIALGTPLGIVAGIFHAINHVIYKSALFLGAHLVERRNAGNLNKLGGLLPVIPATAFMVLCAKLAISGVPPFNGFQSKLLLAEAAMNVNMPELAIIMILVSIGTFVSMMKAFYLIYLKPCSQEQIEEYKKAKPSKYAVFSLAVLTFLCVLLGIFPSLATDIIYPFANEIGRVWTL; encoded by the coding sequence ATGAACTTACTTCCCCTGATTGTAGTTTTTCCTATGTTCGTGGCCATCATATTCAATTATCTTAACGGGAAAGATAAATTAATCAGGCCAATGACGCTTTTAATGGCTATTCTATTGTTAGCACTTCCATTTATTGGATCTTACGGAATTTATAATTTTGGAGCCCACGGCTTAGAAAATGGGCTTATTTCAGGAATATCTTACCTTTATACGCCCGTGAAACAGCTTATTATCACCGTTATAATGTTAATTGGCTCTTTAGTATTGATAACTGGCCTTGGAGAAAAAAAGTCAAACGGTCTCTTTGTAGCTTTAATGTTAATGGGTTTAGCGAGTGTTTCAGCAGTAGTTATGGCAGATGACTTGTTCAATATCTATGTATTCTATGAAATAGCTGCAATTGCACAAACCGGACTTGTTATTGCATCGGGTACCGAAAAAGCTTATAGGGCTGCTTTTAGATATTTAATACTTGGTAATTTTGCGGGTTCAATTCTTTTACTTGGAGTTTCAATGCTTTTAGCTGCAACCGGAACTTTAAATATTTCTGATATGCACAATTTCCTTTTAAACAATCCTTCAACTCCAACAATTTATGGCGGACTTTTAATGCTTATTATCGGACTTTGTTATGGTAGCGGACTTCCACCGTTCCATACCGTAAAAGCAGACATTTATGCGAGAGCAAAACCATTCATTGCTGCAATGCTTCAAACTTACTCAAAATTCGTACTGGTTGCACTGTTACTCGTGATTTTTAAGTTATTTGGTGGACTTTCTTATTTTACAAGTACACAAGGAGTTTTAATTGCACTGTCCGTTTTAGGAATGGTTTTCGGAGTTGTAATGGCACTATTACAAAATGATTATAAAAAATTGCTTGCATACCATGCTATAAGTCAGGGCGGTTATGTTGCAGCAGGAATTGCGCTTGGAACTCCTTTAGGAATTGTTGCAGGAATATTCCACGCAATAAACCACGTGATTTATAAAAGTGCTCTGTTTTTGGGTGCCCATTTGGTCGAAAGAAGAAATGCAGGAAATTTAAACAAACTTGGCGGCCTTCTTCCAGTAATTCCGGCAACTGCGTTCATGGTTTTATGTGCAAAACTTGCAATCAGCGGTGTACCACCATTTAATGGATTCCAGAGTAAATTACTGCTAGCAGAAGCTGCAATGAATGTCAATATGCCTGAACTTGCAATCATCATGATTCTTGTAAGTATCGGAACGTTTGTATCGATGATGAAGGCATTTTACCTGATTTACTTAAAGCCTTGCAGTCAGGAACAGATTGAAGAATACAAAAAAGCAAAACCTTCGAAATACGCAGTATTTTCACTTGCGGTTTTAACATTTTTGTGCGTACTTTTAGGTATATTCCCAAGCCTTGCAACAGATATTATCTATCCATTTGCAAATGAAATTGGAAGGGTATGGACGTTATAG
- a CDS encoding ATP-binding cassette domain-containing protein, whose protein sequence is MAVKVENLTKRYGEKVALDNVSFDVKKGDILGIIGKSGAGKTTLIKMLRGTESFDEGKIEVSGKTENLREITAIHLQRNFALWAEPAIFNIIRKLYAVRTNSDEGLPVEEEMEEYRRDATEILKLVGLEHKKDAYSNILSGGEKQRLILGRQIAKIYEKNGDGVLLLDEPATMACPASKQILLDVLKNINEKLGVTIIITSHLPEIHKYLCKSCILIENGKIVMKDTPEKVVDEFLKDMVEKYDRISKPTEKTIVEVENASKRYYVVNGGETLNLKDISFEVKEKEILSLLGPSGTGKSVILRLLAGLEAPDKGIVKLEGIDLLDFGWERMNLRRKIGIMHQEFSLAHYLTVNELLKYRIGVKSIETVASAKSKAAELGISPKMVDGLYQLLDLPETEMRNKLDKIGISEMVVRKLFPAKTVEYDASELLDALDLNKETLNKKPTELSGGEKVRVAMALQLALEPEILLLDEPFGDLDPLTLREVSNYLKKINDTVGTTIILISHHVELIKEISDRAILIDEGKLLMEGNPKEVCEKFIERSNSKFMNQ, encoded by the coding sequence ATGGCCGTAAAAGTCGAGAATTTAACAAAACGGTATGGAGAAAAGGTTGCTCTTGATAACGTTAGTTTTGACGTTAAAAAAGGGGATATCTTAGGCATTATAGGAAAATCCGGTGCTGGAAAAACGACTCTCATAAAGATGCTTCGGGGGACTGAAAGTTTTGACGAAGGAAAAATCGAAGTTTCTGGAAAAACGGAAAATTTAAGGGAAATTACTGCGATTCACCTTCAGAGAAACTTTGCTTTGTGGGCAGAACCTGCAATATTCAATATTATAAGGAAACTCTATGCAGTTAGAACCAATTCCGATGAAGGCCTACCTGTTGAAGAAGAAATGGAAGAATATAGAAGAGATGCTACGGAAATTTTAAAATTAGTTGGTTTAGAACATAAAAAGGATGCTTACTCAAATATTTTAAGTGGCGGGGAAAAACAGAGACTTATTTTAGGAAGGCAGATTGCAAAAATTTACGAAAAAAATGGAGATGGGGTACTTTTACTTGATGAACCTGCGACAATGGCATGCCCTGCTTCAAAACAGATTCTCCTAGATGTTTTAAAAAATATCAACGAAAAATTAGGCGTTACAATAATTATAACTTCACACCTCCCAGAAATTCATAAATACTTGTGTAAATCCTGTATTTTAATTGAAAACGGGAAAATAGTAATGAAAGATACTCCAGAAAAAGTAGTTGACGAATTTTTAAAAGATATGGTTGAAAAATATGATAGAATCTCCAAACCTACTGAAAAAACTATTGTAGAAGTTGAAAATGCATCTAAAAGATACTACGTTGTGAACGGTGGAGAAACACTCAATTTAAAAGATATTTCTTTTGAAGTTAAAGAAAAAGAAATCTTGTCACTTCTCGGCCCGAGTGGAACTGGAAAATCTGTAATTTTAAGACTTCTTGCAGGTCTTGAAGCACCCGATAAAGGAATAGTTAAACTCGAAGGAATCGATTTACTGGATTTTGGATGGGAACGGATGAATTTAAGACGAAAAATTGGAATTATGCACCAGGAATTTTCCCTCGCACACTATTTAACTGTAAATGAACTTTTAAAATACAGAATTGGAGTAAAAAGTATTGAAACAGTTGCAAGTGCAAAATCAAAAGCTGCTGAACTTGGAATTTCCCCAAAAATGGTTGATGGACTCTACCAGCTTTTAGATCTTCCAGAAACTGAAATGCGAAACAAACTTGATAAAATTGGAATTTCTGAAATGGTTGTAAGAAAGCTTTTCCCAGCAAAAACTGTTGAATACGATGCCAGTGAACTTTTAGATGCGCTCGATTTAAACAAAGAAACGTTAAACAAAAAACCAACTGAATTAAGCGGCGGGGAAAAAGTAAGAGTTGCAATGGCACTTCAGCTTGCATTGGAACCGGAAATATTATTGCTAGATGAGCCATTTGGAGATTTAGACCCCCTAACACTTAGAGAAGTTTCAAACTACCTTAAAAAAATAAACGATACTGTTGGAACTACCATCATATTAATAAGCCACCACGTTGAACTAATAAAAGAGATAAGCGACCGTGCAATCTTAATCGATGAGGGAAAACTTTTGATGGAAGGAAATCCAAAAGAAGTGTGTGAAAAGTTCATTGAAAGAAGTAATTCAAAGTTTATGAATCAATAA
- a CDS encoding AAA family ATPase, with protein sequence MEEIISKDNEKMIKLTKLRIKNYKSIKDSGDIFLSSDGITVLAGMNESGKTSILEALNDFNVGNSIAYDVRNIENRELEPEIELFFETNEFFLKTLFKEKEELNYKMNLVTLETCFNNLSDEERIKKINAIKLQREEYWEEYVDKHKKAIFNFSISKNTNGYTVSNFNEIFKLSNVAYEFMDEFGEVSCEIGNILDSYQIESKMLPTFNFDQNGVYYYAPLLSEYIYSINSKLQNNINPQDQTLISKMLSLLQELLENVCEPKERESVLLKRVLEKTVPNFILFEIYDKNGIPGDINKINLDDNAFLADLATICGLDMEKIKNGNVCDKINHLNSTNKILNEKYSPFWNQDDSELNMGISDGNLNFMISENGTVYPVSVRSAGRKWHLAFFIKTSSQFKENVENIILIDEPGIHLHAKAQRDILNKIEETSKNAQIIYSTHSPYLLNPKKLTRIKLVEKTIDGGTKVKNKAWITAKEDSLTPILTAIGEDVSLGIRIDRVNNFIVEGISDYLYLQAFKKLIDFHLEFDMIPCLGNNVLSIVSILRGWNLEPYFIFDNDKKGIKFKEQILKDGFIPEDDIFFMLDKEGTVEELFSEKDFKKHVLYDENADLSKGLNKYLKNSGKSKALISQQFLNNVDEGKILKDDLSKETLKNVNRVFNWISEKLNSSNN encoded by the coding sequence ATGGAAGAAATTATTTCAAAAGACAATGAAAAAATGATTAAATTAACAAAATTAAGGATTAAAAATTATAAATCAATAAAAGACAGTGGGGATATATTTTTATCCTCTGACGGAATCACCGTTTTAGCTGGAATGAATGAAAGCGGAAAAACATCTATTTTGGAAGCTTTAAATGATTTTAACGTGGGTAATTCAATAGCTTATGACGTAAGAAACATCGAAAATAGAGAATTGGAACCCGAAATAGAACTTTTTTTCGAAACCAATGAATTCTTTTTAAAAACTCTGTTTAAAGAAAAAGAAGAACTCAATTATAAAATGAATTTAGTAACATTAGAGACTTGTTTCAACAATCTTTCGGACGAAGAAAGAATTAAAAAAATAAATGCTATTAAACTACAACGTGAGGAATATTGGGAAGAATATGTCGATAAACATAAAAAAGCTATTTTTAATTTTAGTATTTCCAAAAATACTAATGGGTATACGGTTTCTAATTTTAATGAAATTTTTAAGCTTTCAAATGTTGCTTATGAGTTTATGGATGAATTTGGGGAAGTAAGTTGTGAAATAGGAAATATTTTGGATAGTTATCAGATCGAGTCAAAAATGCTACCAACGTTTAATTTTGATCAGAACGGTGTTTATTATTATGCACCACTATTAAGTGAATATATTTATTCAATAAATTCAAAACTTCAAAATAATATAAATCCACAAGACCAGACATTGATTTCAAAAATGTTATCGTTACTCCAAGAACTACTCGAAAACGTATGTGAACCAAAAGAACGTGAATCAGTATTATTAAAAAGAGTTCTGGAAAAAACTGTTCCAAATTTTATACTATTTGAAATATATGATAAAAATGGAATACCTGGTGACATTAATAAAATTAATTTAGATGATAATGCATTTTTGGCTGATTTAGCAACCATTTGTGGGTTGGATATGGAAAAAATTAAAAATGGAAATGTTTGTGATAAAATAAACCATTTAAATAGTACAAATAAAATTTTAAATGAAAAATATTCGCCTTTTTGGAATCAAGATGATTCTGAACTTAATATGGGCATATCTGACGGAAATTTAAATTTTATGATATCTGAAAACGGTACAGTATACCCTGTAAGTGTTAGGAGTGCAGGTAGAAAGTGGCATTTAGCATTTTTTATAAAAACATCTTCGCAGTTTAAAGAAAATGTAGAGAATATAATTTTAATCGATGAACCCGGAATTCATTTACACGCCAAAGCTCAAAGAGATATACTAAATAAAATAGAAGAAACATCGAAAAACGCTCAAATAATCTATTCTACCCATTCACCCTACTTGCTAAACCCCAAAAAACTAACTCGTATTAAATTAGTCGAAAAAACTATTGACGGCGGAACAAAAGTTAAGAACAAGGCCTGGATAACTGCTAAAGAAGATTCTTTAACGCCGATTTTAACTGCAATTGGTGAAGATGTATCTTTAGGGATAAGAATTGATAGAGTAAATAATTTTATAGTGGAAGGAATTTCCGATTATTTATATTTACAAGCATTCAAAAAACTAATAGATTTTCATTTAGAATTTGATATGATACCTTGTTTGGGTAATAATGTACTTTCCATAGTTTCTATTCTTAGAGGGTGGAATTTAGAACCTTATTTTATATTTGATAATGATAAAAAAGGTATAAAATTTAAAGAACAAATTTTAAAAGATGGTTTTATTCCAGAAGACGATATATTTTTCATGCTTGATAAAGAAGGCACTGTTGAAGAATTATTTTCAGAAAAAGACTTTAAAAAGCACGTTTTATATGATGAAAATGCAGATTTAAGTAAGGGACTCAACAAATATTTGAAGAATAGTGGCAAAAGTAAAGCTTTAATTTCCCAGCAGTTTTTGAATAATGTAGATGAAGGAAAAATTTTAAAAGACGATTTAAGTAAAGAAACATTGAAAAATGTCAATAGGGTATTTAATTGGATTTCAGAAAAATTAAATTCATCTAATAATTAA
- a CDS encoding phosphatase PAP2 family protein produces MLLKSLQKTDIDLFYLVNSGVKNPIFDFLTIFISDTVYISILLISYFSFKNDKKVLIQVLFAMFLLSILVFAIKYGVSEPRPYEMLEGVILLKYMGTQPSFPSGHTTIAFGFWIIFARNLKNSINLDSKKSFKIVLLLLWAFLVAFSRVYVGVHFPHDVLGGMLLGIIFGYIFIRFSEKIIK; encoded by the coding sequence ATGTTACTAAAAAGTTTACAAAAAACGGATATTGATTTATTTTATTTAGTGAATTCGGGAGTTAAAAACCCCATTTTTGATTTTTTAACTATTTTTATAAGTGATACCGTATATATCTCGATTTTGTTAATTTCTTATTTTTCATTTAAAAACGATAAAAAAGTTTTAATCCAAGTTTTATTTGCAATGTTTCTTTTATCCATACTCGTTTTTGCCATAAAGTATGGGGTAAGCGAGCCAAGGCCTTATGAAATGCTGGAGGGCGTAATTCTTTTAAAATATATGGGAACACAGCCATCCTTTCCAAGCGGGCACACAACAATTGCATTTGGATTTTGGATAATTTTTGCGAGAAATCTTAAAAATTCAATCAATTTAGATTCAAAAAAGTCATTTAAAATAGTGCTGTTGCTTTTATGGGCATTTTTAGTTGCATTTAGCAGGGTTTATGTTGGAGTGCATTTCCCACACGACGTGCTTGGAGGAATGCTCCTTGGAATAATATTTGGGTATATTTTCATTAGATTTTCAGAAAAAATTATAAAATAA
- a CDS encoding DUF2683 family protein, giving the protein MPEFEPGEEFRRFAVNYSKEIDEFLKKMGFSERTSYRPLIQVLDSKRRFGKNNIFIKYTIGLDGQAVYFFYKIHRDIYIKSEYYENPLNESEFTKNLENWKIESVKRIKEKVVEEYTLNSLEPELRPEFVEKVNKIMEKEPIKVDNLRKRYE; this is encoded by the coding sequence ATGCCCGAATTTGAACCTGGTGAAGAATTTAGAAGATTTGCAGTTAATTATTCAAAAGAAATTGATGAATTTCTTAAAAAAATGGGTTTTTCAGAGCGTACATCATATAGACCGTTAATTCAAGTTTTAGATTCGAAAAGAAGGTTTGGAAAGAACAATATTTTCATAAAGTATACTATTGGGTTAGATGGTCAGGCGGTTTACTTTTTCTATAAAATACATCGGGATATTTACATTAAATCAGAATACTACGAAAATCCGTTAAATGAATCTGAATTTACTAAAAATTTAGAGAATTGGAAAATAGAAAGTGTAAAACGAATAAAAGAAAAAGTTGTTGAAGAATACACATTGAATTCGCTTGAACCCGAATTAAGACCTGAATTTGTCGAAAAAGTAAACAAAATCATGGAAAAAGAGCCTATTAAAGTAGATAATTTAAGAAAACGCTATGAATGA
- a CDS encoding tyrosine-type recombinase/integrase — MESERINILNTHSQKIFNEFFKYIQHKSLSYNKNLKNIILNFMEFIKKDSFMNVEVSDAIFYYNNKSCSKNTKLSYLTYLNVFFDFCVDNNYIAKNPISKYRKSMKPSKKERVYLTEKHQELVFSRLKDFEFRFMYVFLVQTGLRRGEFLNLKFIDVDLDDRIIHVKGGKGDKYRFVPISDELYMYLKRWNYERALRYPVDDSYFVSKKGKRQSNKIYASFSEYIDRAVPNLHIRVTPHILRHTFATNCINKKMDLKTLSLILGHEDIATTSIYLHKNKEQIKKDFLEALR, encoded by the coding sequence ATGGAATCTGAACGGATAAATATATTAAATACTCATTCGCAAAAGATTTTCAATGAATTTTTTAAATATATCCAGCATAAAAGCTTAAGTTACAATAAAAACCTCAAAAATATCATTTTAAACTTTATGGAATTCATAAAAAAGGATTCTTTTATGAATGTTGAAGTTTCAGATGCAATATTTTATTACAATAATAAATCCTGTTCAAAAAACACTAAATTGTCATATTTAACTTATTTAAACGTGTTTTTTGACTTTTGTGTGGATAATAACTATATTGCAAAGAATCCGATTTCAAAATATCGAAAATCAATGAAACCCTCGAAAAAAGAAAGAGTTTATCTCACAGAAAAACACCAGGAACTGGTATTTTCAAGGCTTAAAGATTTTGAATTTCGTTTCATGTACGTGTTTTTAGTCCAGACAGGACTTAGAAGGGGCGAATTTTTAAATTTGAAATTTATTGATGTTGATCTTGACGATAGGATAATTCATGTTAAAGGTGGAAAAGGAGACAAATACCGTTTTGTCCCGATATCTGATGAGCTCTATATGTACTTAAAAAGATGGAATTATGAAAGAGCATTACGATACCCTGTTGATGACAGCTATTTTGTAAGCAAAAAGGGAAAAAGGCAGAGTAATAAAATATATGCTTCATTTTCTGAATATATCGATAGAGCAGTTCCAAACTTACATATAAGAGTTACACCGCATATTTTAAGGCATACATTTGCAACAAACTGCATAAATAAAAAAATGGATTTGAAAACACTTTCTTTGATTTTGGGTCATGAAGATATTGCAACTACTTCGATTTATCTTCATAAAAACAAAGAACAGATCAAAAAAGACTTTTTAGAAGCTTTGAGATAA